A single Anopheles arabiensis isolate DONGOLA chromosome 2, AaraD3, whole genome shotgun sequence DNA region contains:
- the LOC120893984 gene encoding uncharacterized protein LOC120893984, producing the protein MGVNDSEARKDSITSSLCSSHLDLELLQRMFVKNEPDVTIDSYEEAQGSGRGDNYTAALFRIALKGHTLPDGGTKKLKWEKSIICKRLPDCKIKREAFKSEALFRNEVVFYNTIMPEYVAFQRRQVETVGAGTDVPASERLFQAIPHCYLARDDLIVLEDLRVRSFTMPDRQAGLGPQQLEAVLAELARFHAVSLAYQRRHPAEFRQLTGALEEGIFSQANEEWYRRYYDVLTRNAIQMVRQTVPEKRDHLAKLEAFLGNCFGHLVELVNRTSELSVICHGDCWTNNILFRYDDAGAIAETCLVDFQLIRHGSLALDLAYLIYCCTDGALRKKSLQHWLQTYHQQLVRSLRLLLGGGGFAEAFGSDQRLWEQIGDEFRVCARFGLGAAMDMLPISTCSSEEAPDLYASGTETAATPPELNVPPNELCRQKMTMLVLELIDGGML; encoded by the exons ATGGGTGTAAATGATAGTGAAGCTCGCAAGGATTCGATTACATCATCGCTCTGCTCGTCACATTTGGAtctggagctgctgcagcgaATGTTTGTAAAGAATGAGCCAGATGTAACGATTGACTCGTACGAG GAAGCGCAAGGGTCGGGACGCGGCGACAACTACACGGCCGCCCTCTTCCGCATCGCGCTCAAGGGCCACACGCTGCCGGACGGCGGCacgaaaaagctcaagtgggAAAAGAGCATCATCTGCAAACGGCTGCCGGACTGCAAGATCAAGCGCGAAGCGTTCAAAAGCGAAGCGCTGTTCCGCAACGAGGTCGTGTTCTACAACACCATCATGCCCGAGTACGTGGCGTTCCAGCGGCGGCAGGTGGAGACGGTCGGCGCAGGCACCGACGTGCCGGCGAGCGAGCGGCTCTTTCAGGCCATCCCGCACTGCTACCTGGCCCGGGACGATCTGATCGTGCTGGAGGATCTGCGGGTGCGCTCGTTCACGATGCCGGACCGGCAGGCGGGCCTCGGACCGCAGCAGCTCGAGGCGGTGCTGGCGGAGCTGGCCCGCTTTCACGCGGTCAGCCTCGCGTACCAGCGGCGCCATCCGGCCGAGTTCCGGCAGCTGACCGGCGCGCTTGAGGAGGGCATCTTTTCGCAGGCGAACGAGGAATGGTACCGCCGGTACTACGACGTGCTGACGCGCAACGCCATCCAGATGGTGCGGCAAACGGTGCCGGAAAAGCGGGACCATCTGGCCAAGCTGGAGGCATTCCTGGGCAACTGTTTCGGCCACCTGGTGGAGCTGGTAAACCGGACCAGCGAGCTGTCGGTCATCTGCCACGGCGACTGCTGGACGAACAACATACTCTTCCGGTACGATGATGCCGGCGCAATCGCTGAG ACGTGTTTGGTGGACTTTCAGCTCATCCGGCACGGTTCGCTAGCGCTCGATCTCGCCTACCTGATCTACTGCTGCACCGATGGGGCGCTGCGCAAGAAGAGCCTGCAGCACTGGCTGCAGACGTACCACCAGCAGCTGGTACGCtcgctgcggctgctgctgggcggcgGCGGGTTCGCCGAAGCGTTCGGCTCCGACCAGCGGCTGTGGGAGCAGATCGGCGACGAGTTCAGGGTGTGCGCCCGGTTCGGGCTCGGCGCGGCCATGGACATGCTGCCGATCAGCACCTGCTCGTCGGAGGAGGCGCCCGATCTGTACGCGAGCGGGACGGAGACGGCCGCCACGCCGCCCGAGCTGAACGTGCCGCCGAACGAGCTGTGCCGGCAGAAGATGACCATGCTGGTGCTGGAGCTGATCGATGGCGGCATGCTGTGA